Proteins encoded by one window of Erysipelothrix rhusiopathiae:
- a CDS encoding ethanolamine utilization protein EutH, protein MKIISDLVIYIIMACAVIGCFYSIKDSESELGKQFTAGIESIGGLFIPIAGIMAALPILNVFISKFIAPLFTVFGADAAMAATSLLAVDMGGYQLAAALAQTHEAWIISMTVGYMAGATIVFSIPIATKIIDEKYHRQLSIGTMIGFITIPFGVLVTNILIMIFNPMIRTVVSSDPNAPQVLLNMTFVILMKNLLPLIIICLLMAIGLWKKSELMIKGFQNFSKFIEIFTKVILTISILEHFTHIFSNLFGTYPLDPIIADSVDIERALEVAGYIGLMLSGALPMVYLIETKLKKPIENLSDKLNISRKIATGILASSANVIAAFTMIDDTMDDREIIVITAFSVCGAFVIGDHLAFTANFQPQLILPLMIGKLTAGLLAVWIALKVTSKISTNNTL, encoded by the coding sequence ATGAAAATAATTAGTGATCTTGTCATCTACATCATAATGGCTTGTGCTGTTATTGGTTGTTTTTACTCAATTAAGGATAGTGAATCCGAATTGGGTAAACAATTCACAGCAGGCATTGAATCAATTGGTGGTTTATTTATTCCCATTGCCGGAATTATGGCAGCGTTACCGATTCTCAATGTTTTTATCTCAAAATTTATTGCACCACTTTTCACCGTATTTGGTGCAGACGCAGCCATGGCAGCGACATCATTGCTTGCAGTTGATATGGGTGGATATCAACTTGCTGCTGCTTTAGCACAAACCCATGAAGCATGGATTATTTCCATGACTGTAGGTTATATGGCAGGTGCTACCATTGTGTTTAGTATTCCAATTGCCACTAAGATTATCGATGAAAAATATCATCGACAACTTTCAATCGGAACGATGATTGGTTTTATCACAATTCCGTTTGGTGTTTTAGTTACAAATATTCTTATTATGATTTTCAATCCAATGATCCGAACCGTTGTTTCTTCAGACCCAAATGCACCACAAGTATTATTAAATATGACATTTGTAATTCTTATGAAAAATTTACTACCGTTAATTATTATATGTTTACTTATGGCAATTGGTCTTTGGAAAAAATCAGAACTTATGATTAAAGGATTTCAAAACTTTTCAAAATTTATTGAAATATTCACAAAGGTTATCCTGACAATCAGTATACTTGAGCACTTCACACATATTTTCAGTAATCTTTTTGGTACCTATCCTTTAGATCCTATTATTGCAGATAGCGTTGATATTGAACGTGCACTTGAAGTTGCAGGATACATTGGTTTAATGTTAAGTGGTGCCTTGCCAATGGTATATCTAATTGAAACAAAACTTAAGAAACCTATTGAAAATTTATCAGACAAACTTAATATTTCACGGAAGATTGCAACCGGAATTCTAGCGAGTTCCGCAAATGTGATCGCCGCATTCACAATGATCGATGATACGATGGATGATCGTGAAATTATCGTAATTACAGCATTTTCAGTCTGTGGGGCATTTGTTATTGGTGACCATCTAGCATTCACCGCTAATTTTCAACCACAGTTGATCCTTCCGTTGATGATTGGGAAACTTACTGCAGGACTTCTTGCAGTTTGGATTGCTCTCAAAGTAACGTCTAAAATCTCAACAAATAACACGCTTTAA
- a CDS encoding ACT domain-containing protein yields MKAIITVVGRDNVGIISGVCQYLSSEQINVLDINQTIVDAYFNMLMIVDLSQCSKPFDEISKQLQSVASTLGVVITMQREDIFSSMHRI; encoded by the coding sequence ATGAAAGCAATTATTACAGTAGTAGGACGAGATAACGTTGGAATTATCTCAGGAGTATGTCAATATTTATCATCAGAACAGATTAACGTTCTTGATATCAACCAAACAATTGTTGATGCATATTTTAATATGCTTATGATTGTTGATTTATCACAATGTTCAAAACCCTTTGATGAAATATCAAAGCAACTTCAATCGGTGGCAAGCACCCTTGGAGTTGTCATTACGATGCAACGTGAGGATATTTTTTCCTCGATGCACCGAATTTAG
- a CDS encoding PFL family protein, translating to MLNQFEIQETQSMISNQNLDVRTITMGISLLDCADSDLDRFNEKIYHKITSRAKDLVRIGDEIAHEYGIPVVNKRISITPIAIAASGCNATSFVSTAKILDKAAKEVGVDFIGGFSAIVQKGCTAADEVLIQSIPEALAVTDRVCASVNVGTSRSGINMDVVKQLGQTILDCAKLTGDRESIGCAKLVVFCNSVEDNPFMAGAYHGVGEADTVINVGVSGPGVVKCALESARGADFETLCETIKKTAFKITRVGQLIAQEASKRLGYPFGIIDLSLAPTPAIGDSIGEIFQEMGLEEPGAPGTTLALALLNDNVKKGGVMASSYVGGLSGAFIPVSEDHVMISAVEKGALTLEKLEAMTCVCSVGLDMVAIPGDTPATTISGIIGDEAAIGMINNKTTAVRIIPAYGKGVGETVEFGGLLGYAPIMKVNPFSCESFINRGGRIPAPIHSFKN from the coding sequence ATGCTTAATCAATTCGAAATTCAAGAGACACAATCAATGATTTCAAATCAAAACTTAGATGTTCGTACCATTACTATGGGGATCAGTTTATTAGACTGTGCAGATTCTGATTTAGACCGGTTTAATGAAAAAATCTATCATAAAATAACGTCACGTGCTAAAGACTTAGTACGCATAGGTGATGAAATTGCACATGAGTATGGAATTCCTGTCGTTAATAAACGCATTTCTATTACGCCTATTGCGATTGCTGCATCGGGATGTAATGCGACATCATTTGTTTCAACCGCAAAGATTCTCGATAAAGCCGCAAAAGAGGTTGGTGTTGATTTTATTGGTGGTTTTAGTGCTATTGTTCAAAAAGGGTGTACAGCTGCAGATGAAGTGCTAATTCAAAGCATTCCTGAAGCATTAGCAGTCACCGATCGTGTATGTGCGAGTGTCAATGTTGGTACAAGTCGTAGTGGTATTAATATGGATGTGGTTAAACAGCTTGGTCAAACGATTCTTGATTGTGCCAAACTAACTGGAGATCGCGAATCCATTGGATGTGCTAAACTTGTTGTTTTCTGTAATTCAGTCGAGGACAATCCATTTATGGCAGGGGCTTACCATGGTGTTGGTGAAGCTGATACGGTGATTAATGTTGGGGTCAGTGGACCCGGTGTTGTTAAATGTGCATTGGAATCGGCACGTGGGGCAGATTTTGAGACACTCTGTGAGACGATAAAGAAGACTGCATTTAAAATTACCCGAGTTGGTCAGTTGATTGCTCAAGAGGCATCGAAGCGTCTAGGATATCCTTTCGGAATCATCGACCTTTCACTCGCGCCGACACCTGCAATAGGTGATAGTATCGGTGAAATCTTTCAAGAGATGGGACTTGAAGAACCGGGTGCACCCGGTACAACACTTGCATTAGCACTGCTTAATGACAATGTGAAAAAAGGTGGCGTGATGGCTTCATCTTATGTTGGTGGTCTAAGTGGTGCTTTTATCCCCGTGAGCGAAGATCATGTTATGATATCTGCTGTGGAAAAAGGGGCACTTACACTTGAAAAACTTGAAGCAATGACTTGTGTTTGTTCTGTTGGTTTAGATATGGTTGCGATCCCAGGGGATACACCTGCGACGACAATCTCAGGCATTATTGGTGATGAGGCTGCAATTGGAATGATCAATAATAAAACTACCGCAGTACGAATCATCCCAGCATACGGTAAAGGGGTAGGCGAAACGGTTGAATTTGGTGGGTTGTTGGGTTATGCTCCTATCATGAAGGTAAATCCTTTTAGCTGTGAATCCTTTATTAATCGAGGTGGACGTATTCCGGCACCCATTCACAGTTTTAAAAATTAG
- a CDS encoding PaaI family thioesterase: protein MDKKLDFMSVNKIECVEVKEDYAKCIVHVNEASMNYYGYVHGGLYFGLADSTAGYTASSRGDNYVTLNANINYMSGIQTGMITCIGTVLSRTRKTCVVDIKIYDDNDVLCDTGTFTMYHIN from the coding sequence ATGGATAAAAAATTAGATTTTATGTCTGTTAATAAGATTGAATGTGTTGAAGTTAAAGAAGATTATGCGAAATGTATTGTTCATGTTAATGAGGCATCGATGAATTACTATGGTTATGTCCATGGTGGTCTTTATTTTGGGCTTGCAGATTCGACGGCAGGTTATACGGCAAGCAGTCGTGGAGATAATTACGTCACATTGAACGCGAATATTAATTACATGTCTGGTATTCAAACAGGAATGATTACATGTATTGGTACCGTTTTAAGTCGCACACGAAAAACATGCGTTGTTGATATCAAAATATACGACGATAACGATGTATTGTGTGATACCGGTACGTTTACGATGTACCATATAAACTAA
- a CDS encoding DsrE family protein, with translation MKVIFHLNQIERLNHCIANIRNLSQRNLEKLELLINGDAITLFVSENQSEFKQLLDQKVDVVACQNSLNAHHIHADELCEGIRIVPTGVYELIEKQTEGYAYIKP, from the coding sequence ATGAAGGTCATTTTTCATTTAAATCAAATTGAACGATTAAATCATTGTATTGCGAATATTCGTAATTTAAGTCAAAGAAATCTAGAAAAACTTGAACTCTTAATTAATGGTGATGCAATAACCCTTTTCGTTTCAGAAAATCAATCAGAATTCAAACAGCTCTTAGATCAAAAGGTTGATGTCGTTGCGTGTCAAAACTCATTAAATGCCCATCATATTCATGCAGATGAATTATGCGAGGGTATTCGAATAGTACCTACTGGTGTTTATGAACTTATTGAAAAACAGACCGAAGGGTATGCATACATTAAGCCTTAA
- a CDS encoding response regulator transcription factor — translation MKKILVIEDDQITREGIVAFLTHHQYHVLSAADGHSARNTFDQHDFDLVILDIMIPHEDGLQLLQYFKNTKDVAVMMVTALGDDKTQTTSYDYLADDYVIKPFSLMILEKKVAAILRRYENRVKNIWNYGQAEVHFDTFTAYYNHEVVDLKVKEIQIIHFFIKNPNQILSREQILNELWVDQYPNDRVIDVYIKNIRKHLQLDCIRTVKGLGYVMVLNHE, via the coding sequence ATGAAAAAAATATTAGTCATTGAGGATGATCAAATTACACGTGAAGGCATTGTGGCATTTTTAACTCATCACCAATACCATGTCCTCAGTGCAGCAGATGGACATTCTGCTCGTAACACATTTGACCAACATGACTTTGATCTTGTTATTCTTGATATTATGATTCCTCACGAAGATGGATTACAACTCCTACAATATTTTAAAAATACAAAAGATGTCGCAGTGATGATGGTAACTGCGCTTGGAGATGATAAAACCCAGACAACTTCCTATGACTATCTTGCTGATGATTATGTCATTAAACCATTTTCTTTGATGATTCTCGAGAAAAAAGTCGCAGCGATTTTAAGAAGATATGAAAACCGCGTCAAGAATATTTGGAACTATGGTCAAGCAGAAGTTCATTTTGACACATTTACTGCTTATTACAATCACGAAGTGGTCGATCTTAAAGTTAAAGAGATTCAAATCATCCACTTTTTCATTAAAAATCCAAATCAAATTCTATCCCGTGAACAAATTCTTAATGAACTTTGGGTTGACCAATATCCAAACGATCGTGTTATTGATGTATACATTAAAAACATCCGCAAACACTTGCAGTTGGATTGCATCAGGACTGTAAAAGGGCTTGGGTATGTCATGGTACTGAATCATGAATAA
- a CDS encoding sensor histidine kinase: MNKLNLFQKNFIYTFSVLISVVLLIHGILYSFIPTLYLNQKHQDLKNLTQELTSYMNHMDNQSILDLSETFAYVNNTNMKVTINNQSYPYYGLMQFHIEFNEDLTIEEIQAIQSNLFVQTPGELNKVGVILETLQFQNNFNEPINVQVMMSVQPVHEIKALTLKLLPYSIVLCIIIAGIAAFVYSKKITKPIRDLLKITNDMAAFKEGISFSSDSNDEIAQLGFHINKMYASLLKAISTLQDNLKRMENLEEQKEMFFKAASHELRTPLTSLSILLENMIYGIKPYHNHEKYLPKALELVGNTNIKLKQILDASSDDISPDHQHDTVAIHALISDIIKQNQLLIEHKHLDIEFKSSQLEVDTNKRLIQDVLNNIIGNAVVHSLSNTTIVIELQEQCLTISNIYLTDQTIETEKLFEPFYRYDKSRGQGITGNGLGLYITKRNLQRLNITYHVQNLDNRFIFKLFF; this comes from the coding sequence ATGAATAAACTTAATCTTTTTCAAAAAAACTTTATTTATACCTTTTCTGTTCTTATTTCGGTTGTTCTATTAATTCATGGGATTCTTTATTCATTTATACCAACCTTATATTTAAATCAAAAACACCAAGATTTGAAAAATCTTACTCAAGAGCTAACATCTTATATGAATCATATGGATAATCAGTCTATTCTAGATCTAAGTGAAACTTTCGCATATGTCAATAATACAAATATGAAGGTGACCATCAATAATCAATCCTACCCTTACTACGGTTTAATGCAATTTCATATAGAGTTCAACGAAGATTTAACCATTGAAGAGATTCAAGCGATTCAAAGCAATTTATTTGTTCAAACTCCAGGAGAACTCAATAAAGTAGGGGTTATACTGGAAACACTTCAATTTCAAAACAACTTTAACGAACCCATAAACGTTCAAGTTATGATGAGTGTTCAACCGGTACATGAAATAAAGGCTTTAACACTCAAATTATTACCGTATTCAATCGTACTCTGCATCATTATTGCTGGTATAGCTGCCTTTGTTTATAGTAAAAAAATAACGAAACCCATTCGCGATTTACTCAAAATAACCAATGATATGGCTGCATTTAAAGAGGGTATTTCATTCTCAAGTGATTCAAATGATGAAATTGCGCAATTAGGTTTTCACATAAACAAAATGTATGCGTCATTACTCAAAGCAATCAGCACACTCCAGGATAATCTTAAAAGAATGGAGAATCTTGAAGAACAGAAAGAGATGTTCTTCAAAGCTGCTTCACATGAGCTCAGAACTCCGCTAACATCCTTATCTATTCTTCTCGAAAATATGATATACGGTATCAAACCGTATCATAATCATGAAAAATATCTACCCAAAGCACTAGAGTTGGTTGGTAATACAAACATCAAGTTAAAACAAATTCTCGACGCTAGTTCCGATGATATCAGTCCAGACCATCAACATGATACAGTTGCAATTCATGCTCTAATTTCAGATATTATCAAGCAAAATCAATTGCTTATCGAACATAAACACTTAGACATAGAATTCAAATCATCACAACTAGAAGTCGATACCAATAAGCGCTTAATACAGGATGTTCTGAATAATATTATCGGCAATGCAGTGGTTCACAGTCTTTCCAATACGACCATAGTAATAGAACTTCAGGAACAATGTCTGACTATTTCAAACATCTACCTTACAGATCAAACCATTGAGACTGAAAAATTATTTGAACCCTTTTATCGATACGATAAAAGCAGGGGACAGGGAATTACTGGAAATGGTCTCGGTTTGTACATTACGAAACGAAACCTCCAACGCCTAAATATTACGTATCATGTACAAAACTTAGACAATCGATTCATTTTCAAATTGTTTTTTTAA
- a CDS encoding ABC transporter permease, translating to MSILRRSFIYIFRKKSRTVLIFMILFLISTAILSSITIRKSAHNARESINASINASFELKTNLQTNMGVGDRGFGNISQMMIEKISKHEGIRDFNASIFGEAQLPQLKKVQLEESRIKYQDDQEALLKSHFDLEGTRKSELDSKFVSEVLELHEGRHLNEDDFQKVMVHHDFATLNGLKLHDIITIPESKDRNQNIIKSQKLEIIGIFKGSNKDRANHFSELFENVMLSDLNTAATLRGMEHKPLYESATFYVNNPKKIESIISDVKNMDLDWVRYVVHKADQTFMGLTSSLDNMDGIINKLVTGSIIMSILMLSVVLWLWIGTRVHETGILLSMGMSKLNILSQFVLEVLIIAILSFSLSFMTTDKIARNIGSSIIKQAQTQTIRQQNQELNGMAFGSDANTSVTTKTVDSIDVSITHSELIKVAIIGSVIIIISVLGASNYIIRLKPKEILSQMS from the coding sequence ATGTCTATATTGAGACGTTCTTTTATTTATATTTTTAGAAAAAAATCTCGAACCGTATTAATTTTTATGATTCTTTTTCTAATAAGCACTGCCATTTTAAGCAGTATTACAATTCGAAAGTCTGCACACAATGCACGAGAATCCATTAATGCGTCCATTAACGCAAGTTTTGAATTAAAAACCAACTTACAAACAAATATGGGGGTGGGTGATCGAGGTTTTGGAAATATTAGTCAAATGATGATTGAGAAAATTTCTAAACATGAAGGAATACGAGATTTCAACGCATCCATTTTTGGAGAGGCGCAACTGCCGCAACTTAAGAAAGTTCAACTGGAAGAAAGTAGAATTAAGTATCAAGATGATCAAGAAGCTTTATTAAAATCACATTTTGATTTAGAAGGAACACGTAAATCTGAATTGGATTCAAAGTTCGTTTCAGAAGTACTCGAACTTCATGAGGGGCGACATCTAAATGAAGACGATTTTCAAAAAGTAATGGTGCATCATGATTTCGCGACGCTAAACGGTTTAAAACTCCATGATATTATAACAATACCTGAATCTAAAGATCGTAATCAAAACATCATCAAGTCTCAAAAACTTGAAATAATTGGTATTTTTAAAGGGTCTAATAAAGATCGCGCAAATCATTTTTCAGAATTGTTTGAAAATGTAATGCTGTCCGATCTCAACACTGCCGCTACACTTCGTGGTATGGAACACAAACCGTTATACGAAAGTGCAACATTTTATGTCAATAACCCTAAAAAAATTGAATCGATTATCTCGGATGTGAAAAATATGGACCTTGATTGGGTTAGATATGTTGTTCATAAAGCAGACCAGACCTTTATGGGCCTAACATCATCGCTTGATAATATGGACGGCATTATAAACAAACTCGTGACCGGTTCTATTATCATGAGCATTCTCATGCTTTCTGTCGTGCTTTGGTTATGGATTGGTACACGAGTTCATGAAACCGGAATCTTGTTGTCGATGGGTATGAGTAAGTTAAATATCCTCTCACAATTTGTACTTGAGGTATTAATCATTGCAATCCTAAGCTTTTCGTTATCATTTATGACAACCGATAAAATTGCGAGAAATATTGGATCGTCGATTATCAAACAAGCACAAACACAAACGATTCGACAACAAAACCAAGAACTTAACGGAATGGCTTTTGGTAGTGATGCAAATACAAGTGTCACAACTAAAACGGTTGATTCGATCGATGTAAGCATTACACACTCGGAATTAATAAAAGTCGCCATCATCGGTAGTGTGATTATTATCATCTCAGTACTTGGTGCTTCAAACTATATAATACGTCTCAAACCAAAAGAAATTCTATCTCAGATGTCTTAA
- a CDS encoding ABC transporter ATP-binding protein, with protein sequence MNLTMKNVCYAYKNNASHQVLNNINYDFEIGKVYAICGPSGSGKTTILSLLAGLDTPQSGQIYLNNIDIKQQGYRTHRKDNITIIFQNYNLIDYMTPIENLRLVQKNAPGSLLIELGIDPKDFKRNVLQLSGGQQQRVAIARSLASPAPFILADEPTGNLDEENATVIMDIFKKLANTQNKGIIIVTHSKSVAKLADVTLALSKNGLKVLNKSK encoded by the coding sequence ATGAATTTAACTATGAAAAACGTATGTTATGCCTATAAAAACAATGCGTCACATCAAGTATTGAATAACATCAATTATGATTTTGAAATTGGTAAAGTTTACGCCATATGTGGACCATCAGGATCTGGAAAAACGACCATTCTGTCGTTATTAGCTGGTCTGGATACACCACAAAGCGGACAAATTTATCTAAATAACATTGATATCAAACAACAAGGTTACCGTACACATCGAAAAGATAATATTACGATTATTTTCCAGAATTATAATCTTATAGACTATATGACACCCATAGAAAATCTTAGATTAGTTCAAAAAAATGCACCCGGTTCACTATTAATTGAACTGGGTATTGATCCTAAAGATTTTAAACGTAATGTACTCCAATTATCTGGTGGACAGCAACAGCGTGTCGCAATCGCGCGATCGCTTGCATCACCAGCACCATTTATACTCGCAGATGAACCAACGGGTAATTTGGACGAAGAAAACGCTACGGTTATTATGGATATCTTTAAAAAACTTGCGAATACGCAGAACAAAGGCATTATTATTGTTACACACAGTAAATCAGTTGCGAAATTGGCAGATGTAACACTTGCATTGAGTAAAAATGGACTTAAAGTTCTCAATAAATCCAAATAA
- a CDS encoding adenine deaminase C-terminal domain-containing protein has translation MITKYTDAFLYNTSQRTFEKGDLYIQDSMIYHIGEADIIVDQEIDAKGKWIIPGLIDIHMHIESSMTNPNEFSKTVLPMGTTTIVADAHEIGNVFGTQGLIDFMDIDTQLDIFYAIPSSVPSTNPFLETTGGIVDEAAVEVLCKHPKVIALGEIMNFKDVISDEDTMTRRIIETFKTCKPGSPIEGHIPRISGLELSRFIQRGIGSDHTLQTKASILERTRMGVLVQMQEKSLNQETISTLCKHNLHGSFCLVTDDVMPDDLIAKGHLNHLIQICIENGMRPEDAIYATTYVPAQRMQLYDRGVLSPGKQADFIILDDLNAFSIHSVYKKGSNIKDLPEDYFNFNDQYIYNTIKRKPIKRDDLILPISNLEGDEVRLRIMHRETTNTFTEELIIPVKTREGVLQWQDAGLTMIAVIERYGHQNPIAIGFVDNGFTEKGAVATSWTHDHHNILVMGTDLDEIVNAVNLLIKVQGGIISSIKNKHHKVPLAYGGIVSTNSMESLASDVAQIRQDLKGLGYKAQNELMSFSVLGLLVSPSLKISDKGYVDVRTQEIKSLFVY, from the coding sequence ATGATTACAAAATATACAGACGCTTTCCTTTATAATACATCACAGCGAACATTTGAGAAGGGTGACCTTTATATTCAAGATTCAATGATTTACCATATCGGTGAGGCAGATATCATTGTGGATCAAGAGATTGATGCAAAAGGAAAGTGGATCATACCGGGACTTATTGACATTCACATGCATATAGAAAGTTCAATGACCAATCCCAATGAATTTTCCAAAACAGTACTGCCAATGGGTACCACAACAATCGTAGCGGATGCTCATGAAATCGGAAATGTTTTTGGTACACAAGGACTTATTGATTTTATGGACATTGATACGCAACTTGATATCTTTTATGCAATTCCTTCTTCAGTACCATCTACAAATCCATTTCTAGAAACAACGGGTGGAATTGTTGATGAAGCTGCAGTTGAAGTTTTATGTAAACATCCCAAGGTAATTGCCTTGGGGGAAATTATGAACTTTAAAGATGTCATTTCCGATGAAGATACAATGACACGTAGAATTATTGAAACATTTAAAACATGTAAACCAGGTTCTCCAATTGAAGGACATATTCCAAGAATTTCTGGACTTGAATTATCGCGGTTTATTCAAAGAGGTATTGGTTCTGATCATACACTTCAAACAAAAGCATCGATCCTAGAACGCACTCGAATGGGTGTTTTAGTTCAAATGCAAGAAAAATCACTCAATCAAGAGACCATTTCGACTCTGTGTAAGCATAATCTCCATGGAAGTTTTTGCTTAGTTACTGATGATGTAATGCCCGATGATTTAATCGCCAAAGGTCATCTGAATCATCTTATCCAAATATGTATTGAGAATGGTATGCGACCTGAAGATGCAATTTATGCGACGACTTATGTTCCAGCTCAACGAATGCAACTTTATGATCGTGGTGTTCTTTCTCCAGGGAAACAAGCCGACTTCATTATCCTTGATGATTTGAATGCATTCTCAATTCATTCGGTATATAAGAAGGGAAGCAATATCAAAGATCTTCCCGAAGATTACTTTAATTTTAATGATCAATACATCTATAATACGATTAAACGAAAACCCATAAAACGTGATGATCTTATATTGCCAATCTCAAATTTAGAGGGAGATGAGGTTAGGTTAAGAATCATGCATCGTGAAACAACAAACACCTTTACAGAAGAGCTGATAATTCCCGTTAAAACAAGGGAAGGGGTCTTACAGTGGCAGGATGCTGGTTTAACGATGATTGCAGTGATTGAACGTTATGGTCATCAAAATCCGATAGCAATTGGATTTGTGGATAATGGCTTTACCGAAAAGGGTGCAGTCGCAACCTCGTGGACTCATGACCATCACAACATTTTGGTTATGGGAACAGACTTAGATGAAATTGTAAATGCAGTAAATTTATTAATTAAAGTGCAAGGTGGAATCATTTCATCCATTAAAAACAAACACCACAAAGTACCACTTGCATATGGTGGTATTGTTTCAACGAATTCGATGGAATCACTCGCGAGTGACGTAGCTCAAATTCGTCAAGATTTAAAAGGTCTTGGATATAAAGCACAAAATGAGTTGATGAGTTTCTCAGTACTTGGTTTGTTAGTATCACCAAGTTTAAAAATATCCGACAAAGGATATGTAGATGTGAGAACTCAAGAAATTAAGTCATTATTCGTATACTGA
- a CDS encoding ABC transporter substrate-binding protein: MKKKIALALVLFMVSGCSQKNETQELVVSSWGLSEEVLREEVYKPFETKHNVKIVLDSGSTSERFAKFSSGDNSNIDVIELSQKAADDGYQADLFEKIDLQKLTNASSLIDAAHEVTRRGYGVPYTINSIGIVYNSETVKEPITSWNDLWREDLVGKIAIPEIASTFGPAMIQMANDYSGGDVSKDNGEKAFEGLESLKTNIKKTYKKSSDLSVMMSTGEIDVAVVGDFGFDVIKKSVPSAILVFPETGTYANFNTIEINKNSKNKDLAYKFVDWRLSQELQEKTAETLNEAPVNKNVVLSDAVALNKTYGKIAENAKTLNYEVMNPLMPEWIDRYNRLMNQ; the protein is encoded by the coding sequence ATGAAAAAGAAAATTGCTTTAGCACTAGTACTATTTATGGTTAGCGGTTGTTCACAAAAGAATGAAACCCAAGAGTTGGTTGTATCCTCATGGGGTCTAAGTGAAGAAGTATTACGTGAGGAGGTTTATAAACCTTTTGAAACGAAACATAATGTAAAGATTGTTTTAGATAGTGGTAGTACTTCAGAACGTTTTGCGAAGTTTAGTAGTGGTGACAACAGTAATATTGACGTAATTGAACTCTCACAAAAAGCAGCAGATGATGGATACCAAGCAGATCTATTTGAGAAAATTGATCTACAAAAACTAACAAATGCATCATCATTAATTGATGCAGCTCATGAAGTCACACGAAGAGGATATGGCGTACCATACACCATTAACAGTATTGGTATTGTTTATAATAGTGAAACTGTAAAGGAACCAATTACATCATGGAATGATTTATGGCGTGAAGATCTTGTTGGGAAAATCGCAATTCCTGAAATTGCATCCACATTTGGACCTGCGATGATTCAAATGGCCAATGATTATAGTGGGGGAGATGTCAGCAAGGATAATGGTGAGAAAGCATTTGAGGGCCTTGAATCTCTAAAAACAAACATTAAAAAGACGTATAAAAAATCTTCGGACCTCTCCGTTATGATGAGTACAGGGGAAATTGATGTTGCAGTCGTAGGGGACTTTGGTTTTGATGTTATTAAGAAGTCAGTACCCAGTGCAATCCTCGTATTCCCAGAAACAGGTACATATGCAAACTTCAACACAATCGAAATTAATAAGAATTCAAAGAATAAAGACCTTGCTTATAAATTTGTAGATTGGCGATTAAGTCAAGAGTTACAAGAAAAAACAGCAGAGACATTGAACGAAGCACCCGTTAATAAAAATGTTGTGTTGAGTGATGCTGTCGCATTAAATAAAACTTATGGTAAGATTGCTGAAAATGCAAAAACTCTTAATTACGAAGTAATGAATCCACTAATGCCTGAGTGGATTGATCGTTACAATCGTTTGATGAATCAATAA